The Alteromonas stellipolaris genome includes a region encoding these proteins:
- a CDS encoding DUF4397 domain-containing protein: MQFQFPAWLRNVAIGLVAISGLAACGGSDSSSDYSYAYIQFYNASPNGANVEMREVDGDSFGSAQFGDTTAMYSMDNGEIELEFIRTDSDDQEVLIDTYTVNLKNGDKRLIVMSGDFASPIISDYSYTRETLEDHFRLFALSVTIDEGSYDFYLAESGDPFEAANFLGTVTASEMIEFDYWDPDDDSDYFDEDEYTIYLTEPGSTEVIFESQTIDFAYETEYLLTMRDVSGAIQSGLVVDTILNSSSVTALTDVEADSQYRIYNSTNITTALDVTFGGNTDEEDVAFSLDAGELSEFTEIGYGDYRVTVTDTSGEATTLSNKLITLNQGESKAILIYEKAGALGAVTFVESGLPQAYDKTVNFINLVEDFDDVDFYLVRNDETIDTAEYDLQNLEFGETDSEVLPSDYYEIIAVYEDDNEEQILLDRTALFGFTEEENYIVTVEPADTATGYEINILY; encoded by the coding sequence ATGCAATTTCAATTTCCGGCTTGGTTACGAAACGTAGCTATCGGTCTGGTGGCAATATCAGGGTTAGCTGCTTGTGGCGGCTCTGACAGCAGCTCCGATTACTCGTATGCTTATATACAATTCTATAATGCTTCACCAAACGGTGCGAATGTAGAAATGCGAGAAGTCGATGGAGATAGCTTTGGCTCTGCGCAATTCGGTGATACTACCGCGATGTACTCAATGGACAACGGCGAAATTGAACTCGAGTTCATTCGTACCGACTCCGATGACCAAGAAGTGCTTATCGATACTTACACCGTTAATCTAAAAAATGGTGACAAGCGTCTTATCGTAATGAGTGGCGATTTTGCATCACCTATTATTAGCGATTACAGCTATACACGTGAAACGCTAGAAGACCATTTCAGGTTATTCGCATTGTCGGTAACTATTGATGAAGGTTCTTACGACTTCTATTTAGCTGAATCAGGCGACCCATTTGAAGCTGCAAACTTTTTAGGCACAGTAACTGCGTCTGAAATGATTGAGTTTGATTACTGGGATCCAGATGACGACAGCGACTACTTTGACGAAGATGAGTATACAATCTACCTTACAGAGCCTGGAAGCACAGAGGTGATTTTTGAATCGCAAACTATAGACTTTGCATACGAAACTGAATACCTACTAACCATGCGTGATGTAAGTGGTGCAATCCAATCTGGCTTAGTTGTAGATACTATTTTGAATTCATCATCAGTTACAGCGTTAACTGACGTTGAAGCAGACTCTCAGTACCGTATCTATAACTCGACCAATATTACTACGGCACTTGATGTGACTTTTGGTGGTAATACAGATGAAGAAGATGTTGCTTTTTCTTTGGATGCGGGTGAGTTATCTGAATTCACTGAAATTGGATATGGTGATTACCGCGTAACTGTAACCGATACATCTGGTGAAGCTACTACGCTTAGCAATAAGCTTATCACCTTAAACCAAGGTGAAAGTAAAGCCATTCTAATCTACGAAAAAGCGGGCGCTCTTGGCGCAGTGACATTTGTAGAAAGTGGGCTGCCTCAAGCGTACGATAAAACAGTGAACTTCATTAACTTGGTTGAAGACTTTGATGATGTGGATTTCTATCTTGTGCGTAACGATGAAACTATCGATACCGCAGAATACGATCTTCAAAACCTTGAATTTGGCGAGACAGATAGTGAAGTATTACCGTCTGATTACTACGAAATCATTGCCGTTTACGAAGATGATAACGAAGAACAAATTCTGTTAGATCGCACCGCTTTGTTCGGATTTACCGAAGAAGAAAACTATATTGTCACGGTAGAACCAGCAGATACTGCTACTGGTTATGAAATTAACATTTTGTATTAA
- a CDS encoding S8 family serine peptidase has protein sequence MKHTSISAIALAVSVGLVSHAATAAITKNTTATNTTNAPVKVEEKKASLQSLLGKRLVLKDESAQEEQRYIIKFKETLTTDVISNASSSKSDSSELVQATKSRVKRPFEVQSARSEIQKVGGDVRKELGKHRMMAASLSRSALNKLRNNENVESIEVDVKRTPMAQTTPYGYTMVQANQLSQADTTARRVCVIDTGYNLGHPDLPGTNDGVTGQANNSAVGNWYNDGNGHGTHVAGTIAAYDNSEGVVGVYPGVNLHIVKIFNDNGDWTYASDLIDAISQCQSAGANVVNMSLGGGSASTTEQNAMQSFTDDGLLLVAAAGNAGTSAKSYPASYDAVMSVAAVDSNENRASYSQYNDQVEIAAPGSAVYSTYPTDTYASLSGTSMATPHVAGGAALVWSYFPQCSNTQIRNALTSAAEDKGASGRDNLYGFGLMQLEDAYSYLNTNGCDGSGGSDPGTDPTVEPVSGQLTGLSASQSNWNRYTWTIPEGVTTMTVQTSGGSGDADLYMKFGSQPETNDFDCRPYENGNNEVCTFQAPAAGTWHIGIRAYTTYSGVTLSYSYE, from the coding sequence ATGAAACACACAAGTATATCAGCCATCGCCCTTGCAGTATCTGTAGGTTTGGTAAGTCATGCTGCAACGGCAGCAATAACGAAAAATACGACAGCGACAAACACAACCAATGCACCAGTCAAAGTTGAAGAGAAAAAAGCGTCGCTTCAATCTTTACTCGGTAAGCGACTTGTTCTGAAGGACGAGTCTGCACAAGAAGAACAGCGCTATATTATTAAATTCAAAGAAACATTAACTACAGATGTTATTAGCAATGCCAGTAGCAGTAAGTCTGACTCCTCAGAGCTAGTCCAAGCTACTAAATCTCGCGTAAAGCGACCTTTTGAAGTGCAATCTGCCCGCAGTGAAATACAGAAGGTAGGAGGAGATGTTCGTAAAGAGCTTGGAAAACATCGCATGATGGCGGCGTCTTTAAGCCGAAGTGCTCTTAATAAATTGCGTAACAATGAAAATGTAGAAAGTATTGAAGTAGATGTGAAACGTACACCTATGGCGCAAACGACCCCTTACGGTTACACCATGGTACAAGCCAATCAGCTTTCGCAAGCAGATACTACCGCTCGACGTGTATGTGTTATCGACACAGGATATAACCTAGGGCATCCGGATTTACCTGGCACCAATGATGGTGTTACCGGTCAGGCGAATAATAGTGCCGTGGGGAATTGGTATAACGATGGCAACGGCCATGGTACCCATGTAGCTGGAACTATTGCCGCCTATGACAATAGTGAAGGGGTTGTTGGTGTTTACCCAGGCGTGAATCTGCATATTGTTAAAATATTCAATGACAATGGCGATTGGACCTATGCCTCTGATCTTATTGATGCTATTTCGCAATGTCAAAGTGCCGGAGCCAATGTGGTAAACATGAGCTTAGGTGGCGGCAGCGCTTCTACAACAGAACAAAACGCAATGCAAAGCTTCACTGACGATGGCTTGTTACTAGTTGCTGCGGCAGGTAACGCCGGTACTAGCGCGAAGTCATATCCTGCTTCCTACGACGCAGTAATGTCGGTTGCCGCTGTGGATTCAAATGAAAATAGAGCAAGCTACAGTCAGTACAACGACCAAGTTGAAATAGCTGCACCTGGTAGTGCGGTATATTCAACATATCCTACAGACACGTATGCGTCTTTAAGCGGAACGTCGATGGCTACGCCACATGTTGCGGGTGGCGCGGCCTTAGTGTGGAGTTACTTCCCTCAATGTTCAAACACCCAGATACGTAATGCCCTAACATCAGCGGCTGAAGATAAAGGAGCAAGTGGACGCGATAACTTGTACGGTTTTGGTCTTATGCAACTTGAGGATGCCTACAGTTACCTCAATACTAATGGATGCGACGGAAGTGGCGGTTCAGATCCAGGCACCGACCCAACCGTTGAGCCTGTCTCTGGTCAGTTGACTGGGTTATCTGCATCACAAAGTAATTGGAATCGCTATACATGGACCATTCCTGAAGGCGTGACTACCATGACAGTGCAAACATCTGGCGGCAGCGGTGATGCAGATTTGTACATGAAGTTTGGTTCTCAGCCAGAAACCAATGACTTTGACTGCCGTCCTTACGAGAATGGTAACAATGAAGTGTGTACGTTCCAAGCACCTGCTGCGGGCACGTGGCATATCGGAATTCGTGCTTACACGACTTACAGTGGCGTAACGTTATCGTATTCGTATGAATAG
- the rlmB gene encoding 23S rRNA (guanosine(2251)-2'-O)-methyltransferase RlmB, whose product MAQQEWLYGLHAMQSVLEQEPERVMEVMVLKGRNDERLTNIVNQARRFGISVQFCQRKALDDKVNGEQHQGVVARAKPARVMDEADLDRILDKESKPLLLVLDGITDPHNLGACLRTADGAGVHAVVVPKDKSASLNGTVRKVACGAAEVIPLIQVTNLARTLKHLQDKGLWIVGTAGETDKTLYDIKLDGPTALVMGAEGKGMRRLTKETCDELVKLPMAGSVSSLNVSVATGVCLYEIVRQRG is encoded by the coding sequence ATGGCTCAGCAAGAATGGTTATATGGTTTACATGCAATGCAGTCGGTTCTAGAGCAAGAACCAGAGCGTGTAATGGAAGTAATGGTATTAAAAGGCCGTAATGATGAGCGTTTGACTAACATTGTTAATCAAGCACGTCGATTCGGTATATCAGTACAGTTTTGTCAGCGCAAAGCACTAGATGATAAAGTTAACGGTGAACAGCACCAAGGTGTAGTAGCCAGAGCGAAACCCGCTCGTGTTATGGATGAAGCTGACCTAGATAGAATTCTAGATAAAGAAAGTAAGCCTTTATTGTTAGTACTTGACGGTATAACCGACCCGCATAACCTAGGCGCTTGTTTGCGTACAGCTGATGGTGCAGGTGTGCATGCGGTTGTTGTACCTAAAGATAAATCGGCAAGCCTTAATGGCACTGTGCGCAAAGTAGCGTGCGGCGCAGCGGAAGTGATTCCACTTATTCAAGTGACTAACTTGGCGCGTACATTAAAGCATCTGCAAGACAAAGGTTTATGGATTGTGGGCACGGCGGGCGAAACCGACAAAACCCTTTACGATATAAAACTAGATGGCCCAACCGCATTAGTAATGGGCGCTGAAGGTAAAGGCATGCGCAGGTTAACTAAAGAAACCTGCGATGAGTTAGTGAAGCTACCTATGGCAGGTAGTGTAAGTAGCCTTAATGTATCGGTAGCCACTGGTGTTTGCTTGTACGAGATAGTGCGACAACGTGGCTAA